Proteins encoded within one genomic window of Humulus lupulus chromosome 1, drHumLupu1.1, whole genome shotgun sequence:
- the LOC133823755 gene encoding uncharacterized protein LOC133823755, giving the protein MVYNVREKVRENGMTLVVIYAQYDGEWKDDQGLYNGHQRIRKLYLSLLMTPILPYLLDCGENNRRVALHVELIKREDICDREVERGIKENEQSLVDDYFDCEFYIENNICDAASAPGESCKRKHHQASAAVVANVVRSSFDGQKETLKPKAIMMIMQNNHMPITYWKAWKGENLQTTFLEVDEDSKFKYVFLAYGACIKGFRCMRKVIAVDGTWWKTKYKGVMLIATTQDGNFHQYPIAWAIVDSEWHLSQNIKARVRVKGVTKVFEQTANAYKFYDFNKLYDELKNKYSVAVKYLEESNLTLSKWARSHFTGCWYNIITTNGAKSINAALREPREYLIIALLEAMQAKFSEWFNNRRNIVASINTKCTPLTPKAENIIRKRFKKASEMNVKQLNRFEYEVTGKENDAIIDLGQRQCSCRVFDLDQLPCVHALASYEQAGIEVYDLCSNYYKLETWALLIPFI; this is encoded by the exons ATGGTGTACAATGTTAGAGAGAAGGTTAGAGAAAATG GAATGACTCTAGTGGTAATCTATGCTCAATATGATGGGGAATGGAAGGATGACCAAGGGTTGTATAATGGTCACCAAAGAATAAGGAAGTTATATCTATCATTGTTGATGACTCCAATATTAC CTTATCTTTTGGACTGTGGAGAGAACAATCGTAGAGTTGCATTACATGTGGAGCTCATTAAGAGAGAAGATATATGTGACAGGGAAGTTGAACGTGGAATAAAAGAAAATGAACAAAGTTTAGTAGATGATTACTTTGACTGTGAATTCtacattgaaaataatatttgtgATGCTGCTTCTGCACCAGGCGAAAGTTGT aaaagaaagcatcatcAAGCAAGTGCTGCAGTAGTTGCTAATGTTGTGAGGTCAAGTTTCGATGGCCAAAAAGAGACACTGAAGCCGAAAGCAATAATGATGATTATGCAGAACAATCACATGCCAATAACATATTGGAAAGCTTGGAAGGGGGAAAATTTGCAAACAACCTTCTTAGAG GTGGATGAAGattctaaattcaaatatgtttttCTAGCATATGGAGCATGCATCAAAGGATTTCGTTGCATGAGAAAGGTTATTGCGGTGGATGGGACTTGGTGGAAGACCAAGTACAAAGGTGTAATGCTCATTGCAACAACACAAGATGGTAATTTTCATCAATATCCTATTGCTTGGGCAATTGTTGACTCAGA GTGGCATCTGTCTCAGAATATTAAAGCACGTGTCAGAGTTAAAGGTGTCACAAAAGTATTCGAACAAACTGCCAATGCCTATAAATTTTATGACTTCAACAAACTCTATGatgaattaaagaataaatattccGTAGCTGTGAAGTATCTTGAAGAATCAAACCTCACACTTAGTAAATGGGCGAGATCTCACTTTACAGGTTGTTGGTATAATATTATAACTACGAATGGTGCAAAATCTATTAATGCAGCACTGAGGGAACCTAGAGAGTACCTGATCATTGCGTTGTTGGAAGCTATGCAAGCAAAATTCTCTGAGTGGTTCAACAATCGCCGCAATATTGTGGCATCTATCAATACAAAGTGTACACCTTTAACTCCTAAGGCAGAGAATATTATTAGAAAAAGATTCAAGAAAGCATCAGAAATGAATGTGAAACAACTTAATCGATTTGAGTATGAGGTTACAGGTAAAGAAAATGATGCCATAATTGATTTAGGTCAAAGACAATGCTCATGTCGTGTCTTTGACCTTGATCAACTTCCATGTGTGCATGCATTAGCATCATATGAGCAAGCTGGAATAGAAGTTTATGATTTGTGCTCTAATTATTATAAGTTGGAAACTTGGGCGTTGTTGATACCATTTATCTAG